ACGGATCCGACGAGAGCGAGCGTGACGAGCGCGGCGACGACGAGCGGGGCGCCGAAAGCCAGGACGATTCTAGCGAATCAGACTCCGACAGGGACGAGCCCGGTGGCCCTGACGCCGAGTCGGGCGATAACGACTCGAGTTCGGGACCCGACCGGGGAGAGCGGCCGGAAAGCGGCGACGAACCCGCCGCGGAGCAGTCGGCCGCAGATACCGGTGGCGCAAGTCCGGACGACTCGAGCGATAGCGACGACGACTCAGATTCGAACGCGGACGACTCGAACTCGAGTTCAAACGATAGCGACGAGGACGCGGACGAAACCGCGCAACCGCTCGTGCCCGGACAGCAGCGGGCCGATATCGGCGATGCCTCGGCACCGGACCTCGAGACGCCCGACGCCGAGCGCGGTGACGAGACCGCGACCGGCGGCTCGCGGGCCGCTACCGCGCCGAGCGTCGACAACCGCGGCGCCCGCGTTCGGACCGAACCCGCCGACGGAGACGGGCCGATCGACGCCGCCGCGTCCGTGCGATCGGCGGCAGCGCGCGGCGAGTCGCGGGTCGAAAAGCGCGACCTCCGGCAATCCGTCCGTACGGGCGATACGTCGGTAACCATCGTCTTCGCCGTCGACGCCAGCGCCTCGATGCGGCCGGCGATGCGGACCGCGAAGGGCGTCGTCCTCGAGTTGCTGCGCGACAGCTACGAGCACCGCGACGAGGTCGCGTTCGTCGCCTTCGCCGGCGAGGACGCCGACGTTCTGTTGCCGCCGACCGACAGCGTCTCGCTGGCCGCGCGCCACCTCAAGGAGCTTCCCTCCGGCGACCGAACGCCGCTGCCCGCGGGCCTCGAGACGACCGCGGAGACCCTCGAGCGAGCCGACACCGACGCATCGGTGGTCGTGCTCGTGACTGACGGTCGCGCGAACGTCGCCGAAGGGGGTCCAACCGAGTCGACTCGTCGCGCCGCGCGGCAACTCGCACGTCAAGGCGCACACGTCCTCGTGGTCGACGCCGGCGACGACGCGCGAGCCGGCCTCTCGGGGCTGGTCGCCGACGAAACCGACGGCGACCTGATCGACCTCGAAGCGCTGTCGCCGGAAGCGGTGCGAACGGCGGCCGATCGTGCTGCATCCGAGTAGCGGCGGCAGCGACGCACTCCCAAAGTGTGTTGGAGTTTGGTTTACCCTGCCGCGTCCCGATTGCGAGGACAGTGAGTACGATCGACTGTCCGAGTTGCCTCACTGAC
This portion of the Halopiger aswanensis genome encodes:
- a CDS encoding VWA domain-containing protein, giving the protein MVVNAGGKKSSSLPFPAIVGQADLKRVLLCVAANDDIDGALIAGEKGTAKSTAVRGLVDLLPEQRAVADCPYGCAPDDPALQCEECRERDPAEMPVETRPVPLVTLPLGATRDRVLGTLSVEDALAGAADFDPGLLARAHRGILYVDEVNLLDDHLVDVLLDAAASGVNRVERDGISVSHPAEFTLIGTMNPEEGDLRPQLRDRFALQATVEGAQDVDERVEIMDRVLEDESGDGTPTPEERYADDVAALRETLLETRDRIPDVDLPREFKEEIADLCLEAGVDGHRGDVAIARTAMTIAALEGRTTVIEPDVHEAASYALPHRLRSTPFEDEPELDDLLEDRFDDGTDEGDGEDDGSDESERDERGDDERGAESQDDSSESDSDRDEPGGPDAESGDNDSSSGPDRGERPESGDEPAAEQSAADTGGASPDDSSDSDDDSDSNADDSNSSSNDSDEDADETAQPLVPGQQRADIGDASAPDLETPDAERGDETATGGSRAATAPSVDNRGARVRTEPADGDGPIDAAASVRSAAARGESRVEKRDLRQSVRTGDTSVTIVFAVDASASMRPAMRTAKGVVLELLRDSYEHRDEVAFVAFAGEDADVLLPPTDSVSLAARHLKELPSGDRTPLPAGLETTAETLERADTDASVVVLVTDGRANVAEGGPTESTRRAARQLARQGAHVLVVDAGDDARAGLSGLVADETDGDLIDLEALSPEAVRTAADRAASE